TTTTTTGATTGGTAACCCTCGTTTCTGGTCCAGCAATACTAATTGCTGCAATAACTTTATTGGTGTAATCAAGTATTGGTGCAGCTACACACCTTATATCTGCTTCGTGCTCCAGGTTATCAATGGCATAACCTTTATTTTTAATTTCATGTAAATGCTTGATCATTTGTTCTGGATCGATGATTGTAGTCTCAGTATATTTTGTCATACCTTTGTTTTTTAATATTTTTCTTACTTCTTCATCCTCCAACCCAGTCAATAAGGCTTTTCCAACTCCAGTACAATGTAAATTTGCACGATAACCAATTTTAGAAGCAATTTTTACCTTTTGATTACTTTCTACTTTATCGATATAGACGACTTCTTCATTTTCCCGAACACAAAGATGGATCACTTCATTCGTTTTGTCTCTCAAATCCTCTAGATATGGTCTAGCTGATTCTCGAAGGTCAATACTATCAATAATTTTTGAAGCTAAATAAACCATGTGCATTCCTAGTAATACTTTCCCTGTATTGATATCTTTCTTTACCATATTAAAATTAAGTAGTGTAGAAACAATACGGTGTACCGTAGTTGTAGGAATGTCTAAATGATGGGATAATTCCGTAATCCCCAATCCTTTTGGATAATCAGCGAGCTTATTAATTAGAATTAGACAACGCTCTAAAGATTTATTTGTACTCAATCCCAACTGTCCTTTCCGTTGAATCATAATAAGAATTCTATGAACAATTATACGTGATTTAGTTAAAAACTTCATTCTCCTGTGGTTCACTGCCACGGATGATTAATGTGATACTTAAGCCTGGGGGTGAAACGGTACAAAACTGCTTCTATGTTTGGCGGCTGTGTTTTTCTATATCATCAGT
This Halobacillus salinarum DNA region includes the following protein-coding sequences:
- a CDS encoding IclR family transcriptional regulator, coding for MKFLTKSRIIVHRILIMIQRKGQLGLSTNKSLERCLILINKLADYPKGLGITELSHHLDIPTTTVHRIVSTLLNFNMVKKDINTGKVLLGMHMVYLASKIIDSIDLRESARPYLEDLRDKTNEVIHLCVRENEEVVYIDKVESNQKVKIASKIGYRANLHCTGVGKALLTGLEDEEVRKILKNKGMTKYTETTIIDPEQMIKHLHEIKNKGYAIDNLEHEADIRCVAAPILDYTNKVIAAISIAGPETRVTNQKIEQELAPLIKETALSISKSLGYIK